One Phyllopteryx taeniolatus isolate TA_2022b chromosome 20, UOR_Ptae_1.2, whole genome shotgun sequence genomic window, TGTTTagtgtttagcttttttttgcagaaaaaaaacagaaacgcaATACAAAAGTCTGTGTTGTTTATTGTTAGATTTCATTATACTAAATGACTGCCCGCGCCCCCACGTATGACGCTGAGTTACGGGCAACAGAATAAAAGCAACGACTcaacctttctttcttttttttctcaagcatAAATGTGTGTAACATCTCTTAAATGCGCACCAGATGTGTGTTCTTTTACATGGAAGATGGATACAGCACACACATCCAGTCCTGAgagaaacaataataaacatggtTGAagattgttacttttttttcttcacatttctCATTTACCAAATTTGATTAGTTCCTGTTCGTCAATGCTGTAAACCTCTTGGATATTGTACTGCAATACAACAGTCCAGATACAAACTAtcagtattttaaaaacaaagtattatccCTCCACTAGCCCCAAAATACGTTTGTCACCAGGACCTGCgaagattataatttttttatttattcaattggTTGTGCGTCAATTcaagactcttaattgtccaTACATTATGTGTGatttaaatggttgtttgtctaaatgtggcCTGAGATTGACAggcaatcagtccagggtgtaccccacctcttgcccaaaatcagctgggataggcgccagctcaCCCAGGACTCCAATGAgaagtgctgtagaaaatggactgTTGTGTCCTGGCAACTTCGTGGAAGACAGAACCTCTAGATCAGAGGTGGGGAAATCTgtgggttaaatgttttttagtaCTTTTTATAACAGTTCCGCAGCACGGTGAATGCCAGTTAGAGGTTTGCAGTTCGAATCTCAGCCCCGGCActcctgtgtgaagtttactTGTTCTGTCTGTGCTTGCGCAGGTTTttataccaaaaacatgcatgttaggttaattgaagactgaatcGTCCATTGGTGtcaatgtgattgcgaatgtttttttttttctgtgtagcAATTGCCTGGCGACCGGGCCAGATCCTAAGAGgaaaggaagagtagaagaggcaagtgtggtggaccaggaagtagcagtgATTAGTacgggggaagttagaaaggcactcgaggatgaaaaatggaacggTCCTGATGACAAACTGTACTtgtggaagtatggaagcatTTAGAAGAtctggctgtggagtttttgaccaggttgtttaacagaattctagcgggtgagaagatgccacaggaatggaggaaaagtgtgctggtgcccatttttaagaacaagaggGATATGCAGAGTTGTGGAAActataaaggaataaagttgatgatcACAGAATTGAATTATGAGAAGgaatagtggaggctagactcaggacagaagtgagtattttcattttctcaagaacatatccagagtgaaggcttgcatgtgccaagcagaccaggagaagcttatccatgcttttatctccagtagacttgactattgtaatggtcttctgactggactccccaaaaggaacaacaggaggcggggtacaccctgaactggttgccagccaatcgcagggcacacaaacaaacaaccattcgcactcacattcgcacctacgggcaatttagagtcttcgatcaagctaccatgcatgtttttgggatgtgggaggaaaccggagtgcccggagaaaacccacgcaggcacggggagaacatgcaaactccactcaggcggggccggggattgaaccccgatcctcagaactgtgaggcagacgctctaaccagtcactcgCCGTGCCGCCGAGATCTAcacactcaggtcaaatagtggagaacagaatccaaagcaaacatgatgaagcagcatttagctattatgctgcacacaaatggaatacgtttccaacagaagtgatgtcagccccaagtgtgaatgtttttaagtccaggttaaaaacacttcttttttttctcatgccttTCTTGCAGgctacactgttttaattgtatttttattttcctctttgatttaaatgtttgtaagctgtttttttaaacgtttttaATGATGTCAAGCACatcgagttaccttgtgtatgaaatgcattaTATAAAGAAAGTTGCTTTGGTATgctttatttgccttgagggtgttgatagagaagtacagagaagatcagaaggagctacgttgtgtctttatagatctagagaaagcctatgacagtatacccagagaggaactgtgttactgcatgcggaagtctggagtggcagagaagtatgttagaataatacaggacatgtacatgGTGCAGCAGAACAAtgctgaggtgtgctgtagttgTGACAGATGAGTTTAAGTTGGCGgtaggactgcatcagggaacaGCCCTAAGCCCCTGCCTGTtcacagtggtgatggataggctgacagatgaggttagattgaaatccccgtggaccataatgtactcagatgacattgtgatctgcagtgaaagcaggatgcaggtggaggaacagttagaaaggtggaggcagacactggaaaggagaggaatggaGATTTGcccaagtaaaacagaatatatgtgcatgaatgagagagagtggtgggggaagagtgaggctacagggagaagagttAGAGTTTAcataacagtccagagcaaATGTGAGTGTAGAaaggtgaagaaacaggtccaagcaggtggGGACGGGTgcaggaaggtgtcaggtgtgttgtgtaacaagagtctctgctaggatgaactttataaaacagtggtgaggccagggATTAGAGAAGAGACAACagggaagcagagctggaggtagcTCATTAGAGGGAcaaccaaggttagatgttttggagacaaagttaagagagagcagactttgatggtttggacacatccagaggagagatactgagtatattggtagacggatgatgaggatggagctgccaggcaagagagttagaggaagaccaaagagaaggttgaaagatgtagtgagggaagacacgtgggcagttggtgttagagaggaggatgcagaagataggtttacatggaaaaggacgaCCTACTGGCAACTTTGAACGGGGAAAACAAGATGTTTGGTACAAACACAAAACTGcttatcaccaaaagaacactttatgtacagtgaagcatggtagaGGTAGCCTCATGGTGTAGACCTGATTTCCATTgtactgtattcttttttttattcatgtcccaacttaattggaattggggtttgtaattgtGTTTCTGATGTAAAGATGGTTAATGAGTCGTCTTGTTTTTCCACAGAGTTTGACCTCTTCTCCATCATCTTGTACTCTGTCCTCACCTTCATGGCAACCACGTCCATGCTGATCTTCCTTGAGGAGTGTGTTTATATTTATAAGAAAGTGCCAGCCAATAAGAAGAGCACCATCATATGGGTGACTGGAGCAGCACCGGTAAGAATTATGCATTAGGGCAGATGGTGgtgtggtgaaaaaaatgcttaagactattttcttttcaatacacttttttttttttttttttttttttgtcttttgtggtGCAGTGCCTCTTCCTCTGCCCTTCGTTGCCAATGAAACCGTACCAGTTTTTAGTGCCAAAGCAACAAATTGATAAATCCAAAATGGTCTAAAAAGTCTAACATGGCACAGGAAAACAAAgcaagtaatttttttgcatCCATTTGGTAACAATGATAAATAAtacttaatttattgtattgctcatagtttgcatgttctccatgctCTCTGGgttcctcctacatccccaaATCATGCATCTTAGGTTAACTAAAGACTGTTTTTCCCATAGGTATGAATATAAATGCACATGTGAATGTGCCtgtaaatattctcattcatccaggacATGTCATTCTCtgggcattgaatcaatcgcaGCTGGACTCTGCTGGCCGTCTTAGAAGATGTTTTCGCCTCTCGTTCGAGCAAGCTTCATcggttcatgcaacaaggcttagttaggacagaCTAGCCTGAGTTGGTTTGCAGAAACTCAACTACTTATGCTCAAAGTTGGAGGCACGTGCCAAAACCACAGCTGGTTTCactcttttggaatgcaaataGGACAGCCATTAGGACGCCTGGCAGAGAGGCCACTGTCTGTCAACAAGCATCGTTAggtggaaactccctcattaatattccattTAGTTGGTAAGGGGTAGTGGAGCTGCTTAGTGGCAAAGAGGCggtgtttttgtgttatttgttggaggaaaatgattgtttttttttttttaaatggatgaaaGGTGGTATTGTATGTGGAAGATAGCCGGTGTCGTAAGCCACTTCCTCTGTTAAGGAATGGTCTTTCCACCTTCACATGTAGCTAGCCTCTCTCACTCCTCTTTCAAACCTTATTCCTTCTTCCTTATCCAGAATATGCTCATTTTTGCTCTCAAAAGGGTGCTGTTTCTCTTGGAGTTGCAGGTAGACAGCTGAGTTTTGACCTGAGGAGTTTGCCCGCGTCTTGGTCTCCTCAATGTAACTATCTGTGCATTCTTCACTGCAATCGCTTTTCTGGGTATGGACTGTCTGGTCTTTGGGCTGTACCAGCCTTTTTTCTGAGGGTGTTACGAGGCTTGAAGTATACCGGAATGTTGTATTGGTTGAAAATCCTTCTGAGTTTCTTAGACAGACCTGAGACATACAGAATGACAATATTGTTGCATCTGTCACTCTTTTCTTTCTCGTCCACCTTGCTCTTGTCCCTTCTGGAATTAGATACAGTTTTCCCAAATGACCAGCTGGCGTAACCACAGGTTTTGGGGGCAATACTCACGTGTCTATTCTCTTTCTCTTTGGCCTGTGTCCACAGTTGGAATGTTATCAACTCTGTGTTGTAGGGTACAGATAAAGCCCAGTTTGTGTTCCAGAGGGTGGGGGAGGCCCCTGTCATCTCCAATGTGGACATCACagtccaaaaaaggcaacttaCTGTCTTTGACATCCACGTGTGACCATGATGTTGTTGTCCATTGAGTGAAGGCTTGTACTTCTTGGCTTTTGATATGTAACCCATGAGTCATCCACATATTGTATCTGTACCAATGACTTGGAGTCGTTCCCTTAAAGGAGTTGAGCGCAAGCTCTGCTTTCCATGTCCTCCATGTACAGGTTTGCTGGATTGGGGGATACTGGGGAGCCCATAGCACAACCATGTTTTTGTCTGTAAAATGTTCCCTTGAATCGAAAATACATGGTTTTCAGACAAAGTTCCAGCAAGTGACAAATCTGTTCAAGGTTAGGTGTGGATCTGTCCTGGAGGCTGTGATCAAGCAGTAACCGTTGCCTCACAGTTTTCCATTGTATCTTATTCCAACCCAGAAtgtggtgtttgtttgttctctATTTTTCTGTGGGTTTTCACAAGGGTCTTCGGGTGTTAGGTTAGGTTAATTTGAATACTCGAACTTGTCTATGAATAGTTGGCagtctatatgttccctgtgattgacttgcGACATCTCCAGGGAGTAGCCTActtcttgctcaaagtcagctcggataggctccggtTCACCTGTGACTGCCACTCCCACTAGCCAAagttgacttacaatttcattATAACATGCTGCGAATTTTGCACATCGCTGTTGtgacacttctacattattcgAGCACTGGCTGTTTTCCATACTGTTGTTTATTACTACTGGCCACTTATGTTTGTgaactctctgcaccatttgcacaatcgttacggtaccagatcattgcactattaatcactttaaagtgctctaaattgcttgaggactgcatcttttgcaAAATGCCATTATATCTGCATCACCACACTattggtacactttcattgcttcATGACTCTTCGTACTTGTGTTtcttatgtcctaaatgtatattttgtcatagtggctgtttgttgtcatactcaagtggctccaactcccggaaaaaaattccttgtatgtcttgtaacatacttggctgATTCTGATTTGGCGATTTGGGTTTTGATCGGGAGAAATGTATGTCACAACGACGACACCCATTAACTAATGTTTGACGTTGTCCCCACCACCGCCTACCTCCAACGGAGACGAATGTatgacaattgtgaaaaaccTAGCTGAGCATCCCACCTCCACTGATGATTGTATTTCGATTGGGAAAAGGTTTGCTCAGCCCCCAACATGCTGCAGTTGGTTCTGAtagaacaaaaatgaaaatttccCTCTCTCTTCctgtgtgtattattttttaaggtGATCGGCACCATGTCCTGTCTGGGAATGTGGATCCCCCGAGCCACCATGTTTACTGATATGACCTCGGCATGGTGAGTGTGTCTTCTTTTAATCACTTTCAGCCTCTTCCCCTCCACTCCCCGGCATCACCGTTTCATTACAGCTACTTTGCCATCGTGGTATTCAAGTTCCTCATCCTGATGATAGAAGAGGTGGGCGGCGACGAGGCGTTCCTGCGGCGGGGGGCGAGACACAAATTGAAGATCAGCACAGGgccgtgctgctgctgctgcctctgTCTGCCGTATGCAGCCATCACACGGTAAACGCTCCACTGACTGATGCACTATGGACAGTGATCGAGTGCTTGGCGTGGCCGCCTCGCAGTTCAGAGGTTCGGTGCTCAAGTTTCAGCCgtgaccttcctgtgtgaagttagtttgtatgttttccccgtgcttgtgtgggtctTCTTCGGGTAGTCCGGATTCCTCCcgaatcccaaaaacatactgtacatgttaggtttattgaagacaacatttagaaaaaagagtgaatgtgagtgtgaatgatgctttttctatatgtgccctgccattggctggcgaccagcccagGCTGTCCCCCACCTTTCGGccaaaatcagatgggataTCATCGGGCTACagccgcgaccctaatgagtgATATAGAAAGTgataaagaaaatagatggctggATGGTCACCCAGTGCTCAGCAGCaagtgttgttgtgtgtgcgtgcgtgcattagTGTTGTGCAATCCCGTTATCATAAATAGAACTAATTGAAACCTCGTGCTGCTAGAATGACACGCAGACCCATACAACTTCCACATGTGCACGTGAGACGCTATggaggtttttttattttttatttggggaATGGGGGGAGGCTGTTTGAATGTTACATAAAATGGGGAGATCCTCTGCACGTACTGTACTTGGAAGGCAGGTTAAACACACTCCTGGCCATTCAACTCTCCCGAGTGCAGGTGGCACTTTTAGCCACGAAGTTAAAAGTCCacatactattttttttcacatagtGGCAATGGCAAAGACAAATAGCTCCTGATGCAACTTGTTTGGATACACTGAAAGCAATGTTAATGGTGGGAGGCGGAGATGGGAGatattccacacacacacattgttttaatattgttgTGTACAACATTGGGGAATTGAATTACAGAAGTTTCCTCTGTTGCAGGCGTTGTCTTTTCCTGCTCAAACTTGGCTCTTTTCAATTTGCTGTGCTCAAGGTCGTCTTCACCATCCTCTCCATCGTCCTGTGGACCAACGGAACCTTTGACCTGGCGGATGTGAGTCGATCGCTTTGATGCCTGTACTGATTACTgactagaaacaaacaagatttgCACTACGACTCGTACAGTTTCGCATTACGTTTACAACTCCGCCCCCCCCCGTGACTCACACCAGCCACTGGAACAACATTATAGCTACTTTAGTTTAGGGAGTGTAAATACGTTCACTTGATTTGTATTGGTCTCAGAAATATGATATTAGGTATATGCACAGtctaatacaatataatatgtACTTCCCAAAGACAAGGATACATATAATATGCATATTAATAATTACTTTAATAATGTTTAATGTTGTAtgtttaataatttattattgtgctttcCAGCAGTGTGGTACCGCAATGAATCATACTGAAAggtgtttttaatatttcacCACTCTTATGTTTCTCCCAACCAAAtatactactaccactactcttacgataataataatgataataataataataatagattgtACACAGTTTGGGTTGCTGCATTCTTTCTATGTCAAATTATAAATGCAAAAGATTTTTAG contains:
- the slc51a gene encoding organic solute transporter subunit alpha isoform X1, giving the protein MNESVPTVDPQCKGEPPLAMDIILQFDLFSIILYSVLTFMATTSMLIFLEECVYIYKKVPANKKSTIIWVTGAAPVIGTMSCLGMWIPRATMFTDMTSACYFAIVVFKFLILMIEEVGGDEAFLRRGARHKLKISTGPCCCCCLCLPYAAITRRCLFLLKLGSFQFAVLKVVFTILSIVLWTNGTFDLADLNITGSAIWINPFVGILTIIALWPVAITFMHLRATLRTLKIIPKYAMYQLVLILSQLQSAIINILALNGTIACAPPFSSAARGYMMSQQLLILEMFIITLVTRLLYRRLYDPLPEEEYDDENTKMVPLQKAV
- the slc51a gene encoding organic solute transporter subunit alpha isoform X2, encoding MATTSMLIFLEECVYIYKKVPANKKSTIIWVTGAAPVIGTMSCLGMWIPRATMFTDMTSACYFAIVVFKFLILMIEEVGGDEAFLRRGARHKLKISTGPCCCCCLCLPYAAITRRCLFLLKLGSFQFAVLKVVFTILSIVLWTNGTFDLADLNITGSAIWINPFVGILTIIALWPVAITFMHLRATLRTLKIIPKYAMYQLVLILSQLQSAIINILALNGTIACAPPFSSAARGYMMSQQLLILEMFIITLVTRLLYRRLYDPLPEEEYDDENTKMVPLQKAV